One Oncorhynchus keta strain PuntledgeMale-10-30-2019 chromosome 11, Oket_V2, whole genome shotgun sequence DNA window includes the following coding sequences:
- the LOC118390142 gene encoding transmembrane protease serine 4, producing the protein MPQRQKRQVTVARRDQGATKKMTLITVFCVLVTLVILAVGAYFIWCLVDSKFFFCSQSLKFIPVAMVCDGKADCAGGKDELTCVSSKPANATFPVRLVGESMVLQVFRVEAGWSTVCADDWRLSDTRSACQHLGYTLNPKSERLDITSLHHSLGKSFSAVRARTKGPLHTALISRQTCISGSVIALSCSDCGDAVGQDRVVGGSDTTIEEWPWQASLQKDKQHVCGGSLVSLTWLITAAHCFSREGNDLNLWQVVLGSTHLMSTGGISVAAIIINKDYNGFTHDYDIAMLKLTRPVTTGDTLRPVCLPPHSLPLKAGDPLVVTGWGFQQEKGKIASILQSATVSLIDRKVCSRPSIYGPSLTPRMLCAGNMEGKVDACQGDSGGPLVFLSKCWQLVGVVSWGVGCARPGNPGVYCSVEQQLNWIYSIMEMYS; encoded by the exons ATGCCTCAACGTCAGAAGAGGCAGGTTACGGTGGCCCGGAGGGACCAGGGGGCTACGAAAAAGATGACCCTGATCACTGTGTTTTGTGTACTGGTCACACTTGTGATATTGGCAGTGGGTGCTTACTTCA TCTGGTGTCTTGTCGACAGCAAGTTCTTCTTCTGCTCCCAGTCATTGAAGTTCATCCCTGTGGCGATGGTGTGTGATGGGAAAGCAGACTGTGCTGGTGGAAAGGACGAACTCACATGCGTGTCCAGCAAGCCGGCCAATGCCACCTTCCCAG TGCGGTTGGTGGGTGAGAGCATGGTGCTACAGGTGTTCAGGGTGGAGGCTGGGTGGAGCACTGTGTGTGCAGACGACTGGAGATTGAGCGACACCCGCAGTGCCTGTCAGCATCTGGGATACACACT GAACCCTAAAAGCGAGAGACTGGATATCACCAGCCTACACCACTCACTGGGAAAGTCCTTCAGTGCAGTAAGAGCAAGAACTAAGGGTCCCCTTCACACTGCACTCATCAGCAG ACAAACCTGCATCTCAGGTTCTGTGATAGCTCTATCCTGCTCAG ACTGTGGGGATGCGGTGGGGCAAGATCGGGTGGTGGGAGGTTCTGACACAACCATAGAAGAGTGGCCGTGGCAGGCCAGCCtgcagaaagacaagcagcacgtCTGTGGAGGCTCCCTGGTCTCCCTCACCTGGCTTATCACCGCCGCACACTGCTTCAGCCG tgagGGGAATGATCTGAACCTCTGGCAAGTGGTGCTGGGTAGCACCCACCTGATGTCTACTGGGGGTATTTCTGTAGCAGCCATCATAATCAATAAAGATTACAATGGTTTCACTCATGACTATGACATCGCCATGCTGAAGCTCACCAGGCCTGTCACTACCGGAG ACACCCTCCGCCCAGTGTGCCTGCCTCCCCACAGCCTGCCTCTGAAGGCAGGGGACCCCTTGGTGGTGACTGGCTGGGGCTTCCAGCAGGAGAAAG GTAAAATCGCCTCAATTCTGCAGAGTGCCACTGTGTCTCTGATTGACAGGAAGGTATGCTCCCGCCCCTCCATCTACGGCCCTTCACTCACTCCCAGAATGCTGTGCGCAGGGAACATGGAGGGCAAAGTGGACGCGTGCCAG ggTGATAGTGGGGGTCCACTGGTGTTCCTATCCAAGTGTTGGCAGCTGGTGGGGGTGGTGAGCTGGGGGGTGGGCTGTGCCCGCCCGGGGAATCCTGGGGTCTACTGCAGTGTAGAGCAGCAACTCAACTGGATCTACTCCATCATGGAG ATGTACTCCTAA